A window from Primulina huaijiensis isolate GDHJ02 chromosome 13, ASM1229523v2, whole genome shotgun sequence encodes these proteins:
- the LOC140990897 gene encoding protein IMPAIRED IN BABA-INDUCED STERILITY 1-like isoform X1 — MGCVTSKQTVSVTPAVLDQSGGLYGGSGRSRVGSSGGGGGLVAELEMNLKKVKKRGAGESGSELSESGRTSESVSFRLGNLHKCVEGEQVAAGWPAWLSAVAGEAIQGWFPLKSDSYEKLEKIGQGTYSTVFRARELETGKIVALKKVRFDNFEPDSVRFMAREITILRRLNHPNIIKLEGLITSCSSCNIYLVFEYMEHDISGLLSCPDITFTEAQVKCYMKQLLLGLEHCHSQGVMHRDIKGANLLVDNNGILKVGDFGLANYCSYGQRQPLTSRVVTLWYRPPELLLGSTEYGTSVDLWSVGCLFAELLIGKPILQGRTEVEQLHKIFKLCGSPPEDYWKKSKLPHATLFKPQHPYNTSLWQTFKDLPEGAVTLIETLLSVEPHKRGTAASALTSEYFKTKPYACDPSNLPKYPPSKEIDIKIREEASRKRSDVRSRGGPETTRKPTRRPNGMSKLAPEENLPPQKHDELKLNGNGVNNDKGNRFLVWEPPKPSITWTKETSHVKNASQGDDTCPGPLQVSGSSGFAWAKGRMNDSSLRSRSRSSSRSLILESSGALHLKNSFDLIAENNSEVVNGDRKFPDTKHHDPCETIKRSMFKQWSHLERPDSFDTSDEYHSQELTKALYNKGEGAARRLNSQVHQEQWEKVEFSGPLLSQSQRIDELLEKHERQIRQAVRRSWFQRVKRNGKQLPVY; from the exons ATGGGTTGCGTGACGTCGAAACAGACGGTTTCCGTGACTCCTGCTGTATTGGATCAATCGGGGGGACTCTATGGGGGGTCGGGCCGTAGCCGGGTGGGGAGCAGCGGCGGCGGAGGGGGTTTGGTGGCAGAGCTGGAGATGAACTTGAAGAAGGTAAAGAAAAGAGGAGCAGGTGAGTCGGGAAGCGAGTTGAGTGAGTCTGGTCGGACGAGTGAATCTGTGAGTTTTCGGCTTGGGAATCTGCATAAGTGTGTGGAGGGAGAGCAGGTGGCGGCAGGATGGCCGGCTTGGCTCAGTGCGGTGGCGGGTGAAGCCATTCAGGGTTGGTTTCCACTCAAATCTGATTCTTACGAGAAACTTGAAAAG ATTGGTCAGGGTACATACAGCACTGTTTTTCGAGCACGTGAATTAGAAACAGGGAAGATAGTTGCCTTAAAGAAGGTGCGGTTTGACAATTTTGAGCCCGATAGTGTTCGGTTCATGGCTCGAGAGATAACAATTCTTCGTCGGCTTAACCATCCAAACATTATAAAGTTGGAAGGGCTAATCACATCTTGTTCTTCATGTAACATATATCTTGTGTTCGAGTATATGGAACATGATATTTCTGGATTGTTATCTTGCCCAGACATCACATTCACCGAAGCACAG GTTAAATGCTACATGAAGCAGTTGTTATTAGGACTTGAGCATTGCCATTCTCAGGGTGTAATGCATCGAGACATAAAAGGTGCAAATCTTTTGGTAGATAACAATGGAATCCTGAAGGTGGGTGATTTTGGATTGGCAAATTACTGCAGTTATGGGCAGAGGCAACCTCTAACTAGTCGAGTAGTGACATTGTGGTACCGCCCTCCTGAACTTTTGTTGGGCTCTACTGAATACGGGACTTCTGTGGATCTTTGGAGTGTTGGCTGCTTATTTGCTGAACTTCTCATCGGGAAGCCTATCCTTCAAGGGAGGACTGAG GTTGAGCAGTTgcacaaaattttcaaactttGTGGATCCCCACCTGAAGATTACTGGAAAAAATCAAAACTTCCTCATGCAACGTTATTTAAACCACAGCATCCTTACAATACCTCTCTTTGGCAAACCTTCAAAGATCTACCTGAAGGTGCAGTGACTCTCATAGAAACTCTCTTGTCTGTGGAACCGCACAAGCGGGGAACGGCTGCTTCAGCCCTCACGTCCGAG TATTTCAAGACAAAGCCATATGCTTGTGACCCGTCAAACTTACCCAAGTATCCTCCCAGTAAAGAGATTGACATTAAAATTCGTGAAGAGGCCAGCCG GAAAAGGTCTGATGTGCGATCTCGTGGTGGACCTGAAACAACCAGGAAGCCAACTAGAAGACCCAATGGAATGAGCAAACTTGCACCGGAAGAG AATCTGCCTCCTCAAAAGCATGATGAATTGAAGTTGAATGGAAATGGCGTAAACAATGACAAAGGAAATAGATTCTTAGTTTGGGAGCCACCTAAGCCATCAATTACGTGGACTAAAGAAACGTCCCATGTAAAAAATGCATCACAAGGCGATGATACTTGTCCTGGCCCTTTACAAGTTTCGGGATCTAGTGGTTTTGCCTGGGCAAAAGGGAGAATGAACGATTCATCATTAAGATCACGAAGTAGATCTAGCTCTAGAAGTCTAATTCTTGAATCTTCTGGTGCCTTGCATTTGAAGAATAGCTTTGATTTGATAGCGGAGAACAATTCTGAAGTAGTGAACGGTGATCGGAAGTTTCCTGATACAAAACATCATGACCCATGTGAAACCATCAAGCGCTCAATGTTTAAACAATGGAGCCATTTAGAACGTCCAGACTCGTTCGATACCTCGGACGAGTACCACTCTCAGGAATTGACCAAAGCACTTTATAATAAGGGGGAGGGTGCTGCCAGAAGACTCAATTCG CAGGTGCATCAAGAACAGTGGGAGAAGGTTGAATTTTCAGGACCCTTGCTATCTCAATCACAAAGAATCGACGAACTCTTGGAAAAGCACGAACGCCAAATCCGCCAGGCAGTTCGAAGATCATGGTTCCAGAGAG TCAAGAGAAATGGAAAGCAACTGCCTGTATACTAG
- the LOC140990897 gene encoding protein IMPAIRED IN BABA-INDUCED STERILITY 1-like isoform X3, translating to MGCVTSKQTVSVTPAVLDQSGGLYGGSGRSRVGSSGGGGGLVAELEMNLKKVKKRGAGESGSELSESGRTSESVSFRLGNLHKCVEGEQVAAGWPAWLSAVAGEAIQGWFPLKSDSYEKLEKIGQGTYSTVFRARELETGKIVALKKVRFDNFEPDSVRFMAREITILRRLNHPNIIKLEGLITSCSSCNIYLVFEYMEHDISGLLSCPDITFTEAQVKCYMKQLLLGLEHCHSQGVMHRDIKGANLLVDNNGILKVGDFGLANYCSYGQRQPLTSRVVTLWYRPPELLLGSTEYGTSVDLWSVGCLFAELLIGKPILQGRTEVEQLHKIFKLCGSPPEDYWKKSKLPHATLFKPQHPYNTSLWQTFKDLPEGAVTLIETLLSVEPHKRGTAASALTSEYFKTKPYACDPSNLPKYPPSKEIDIKIREEASRKRSDVRSRGGPETTRKPTRRPNGMSKLAPEENLPPQKHDELKLNGNGVNNDKGNRFLVWEPPKPSITWTKETSHVKNASQGDDTCPGPLQVSGSSGFAWAKGRMNDSSLRSRTENNSEVVNGDRKFPDTKHHDPCETIKRSMFKQWSHLERPDSFDTSDEYHSQELTKALYNKGEGAARRLNSQVHQEQWEKVEFSGPLLSQSQRIDELLEKHERQIRQAVRRSWFQRVKRNGKQLPVY from the exons ATGGGTTGCGTGACGTCGAAACAGACGGTTTCCGTGACTCCTGCTGTATTGGATCAATCGGGGGGACTCTATGGGGGGTCGGGCCGTAGCCGGGTGGGGAGCAGCGGCGGCGGAGGGGGTTTGGTGGCAGAGCTGGAGATGAACTTGAAGAAGGTAAAGAAAAGAGGAGCAGGTGAGTCGGGAAGCGAGTTGAGTGAGTCTGGTCGGACGAGTGAATCTGTGAGTTTTCGGCTTGGGAATCTGCATAAGTGTGTGGAGGGAGAGCAGGTGGCGGCAGGATGGCCGGCTTGGCTCAGTGCGGTGGCGGGTGAAGCCATTCAGGGTTGGTTTCCACTCAAATCTGATTCTTACGAGAAACTTGAAAAG ATTGGTCAGGGTACATACAGCACTGTTTTTCGAGCACGTGAATTAGAAACAGGGAAGATAGTTGCCTTAAAGAAGGTGCGGTTTGACAATTTTGAGCCCGATAGTGTTCGGTTCATGGCTCGAGAGATAACAATTCTTCGTCGGCTTAACCATCCAAACATTATAAAGTTGGAAGGGCTAATCACATCTTGTTCTTCATGTAACATATATCTTGTGTTCGAGTATATGGAACATGATATTTCTGGATTGTTATCTTGCCCAGACATCACATTCACCGAAGCACAG GTTAAATGCTACATGAAGCAGTTGTTATTAGGACTTGAGCATTGCCATTCTCAGGGTGTAATGCATCGAGACATAAAAGGTGCAAATCTTTTGGTAGATAACAATGGAATCCTGAAGGTGGGTGATTTTGGATTGGCAAATTACTGCAGTTATGGGCAGAGGCAACCTCTAACTAGTCGAGTAGTGACATTGTGGTACCGCCCTCCTGAACTTTTGTTGGGCTCTACTGAATACGGGACTTCTGTGGATCTTTGGAGTGTTGGCTGCTTATTTGCTGAACTTCTCATCGGGAAGCCTATCCTTCAAGGGAGGACTGAG GTTGAGCAGTTgcacaaaattttcaaactttGTGGATCCCCACCTGAAGATTACTGGAAAAAATCAAAACTTCCTCATGCAACGTTATTTAAACCACAGCATCCTTACAATACCTCTCTTTGGCAAACCTTCAAAGATCTACCTGAAGGTGCAGTGACTCTCATAGAAACTCTCTTGTCTGTGGAACCGCACAAGCGGGGAACGGCTGCTTCAGCCCTCACGTCCGAG TATTTCAAGACAAAGCCATATGCTTGTGACCCGTCAAACTTACCCAAGTATCCTCCCAGTAAAGAGATTGACATTAAAATTCGTGAAGAGGCCAGCCG GAAAAGGTCTGATGTGCGATCTCGTGGTGGACCTGAAACAACCAGGAAGCCAACTAGAAGACCCAATGGAATGAGCAAACTTGCACCGGAAGAG AATCTGCCTCCTCAAAAGCATGATGAATTGAAGTTGAATGGAAATGGCGTAAACAATGACAAAGGAAATAGATTCTTAGTTTGGGAGCCACCTAAGCCATCAATTACGTGGACTAAAGAAACGTCCCATGTAAAAAATGCATCACAAGGCGATGATACTTGTCCTGGCCCTTTACAAGTTTCGGGATCTAGTGGTTTTGCCTGGGCAAAAGGGAGAATGAACGATTCATCATTAAGATCACGAA CGGAGAACAATTCTGAAGTAGTGAACGGTGATCGGAAGTTTCCTGATACAAAACATCATGACCCATGTGAAACCATCAAGCGCTCAATGTTTAAACAATGGAGCCATTTAGAACGTCCAGACTCGTTCGATACCTCGGACGAGTACCACTCTCAGGAATTGACCAAAGCACTTTATAATAAGGGGGAGGGTGCTGCCAGAAGACTCAATTCG CAGGTGCATCAAGAACAGTGGGAGAAGGTTGAATTTTCAGGACCCTTGCTATCTCAATCACAAAGAATCGACGAACTCTTGGAAAAGCACGAACGCCAAATCCGCCAGGCAGTTCGAAGATCATGGTTCCAGAGAG TCAAGAGAAATGGAAAGCAACTGCCTGTATACTAG
- the LOC140990897 gene encoding protein IMPAIRED IN BABA-INDUCED STERILITY 1-like isoform X2: MGCVTSKQTVSVTPAVLDQSGGLYGGSGRSRVGSSGGGGGLVAELEMNLKKVKKRGAGESGSELSESGRTSESVSFRLGNLHKCVEGEQVAAGWPAWLSAVAGEAIQGWFPLKSDSYEKLEKIGQGTYSTVFRARELETGKIVALKKVRFDNFEPDSVRFMAREITILRRLNHPNIIKLEGLITSCSSCNIYLVFEYMEHDISGLLSCPDITFTEAQVKCYMKQLLLGLEHCHSQGVMHRDIKGANLLVDNNGILKVGDFGLANYCSYGQRQPLTSRVVTLWYRPPELLLGSTEYGTSVDLWSVGCLFAELLIGKPILQGRTEVEQLHKIFKLCGSPPEDYWKKSKLPHATLFKPQHPYNTSLWQTFKDLPEGAVTLIETLLSVEPHKRGTAASALTSEYFKTKPYACDPSNLPKYPPSKEIDIKIREEASRKRSDVRSRGGPETTRKPTRRPNGMSKLAPEENLPPQKHDELKLNGNGVNNDKGNRFLVWEPPKPSITWTKETSHVKNASQGDDTCPGPLQVSGSSGFAWAKGRMNDSSLRSRSRSSSRSLILESSGALHLKNSFDLIAENNSEVVNGDRKFPDTKHHDPCETIKRSMFKQWSHLERPDSFDTSDEYHSQELTKALYNKGEGAARRLNSVHQEQWEKVEFSGPLLSQSQRIDELLEKHERQIRQAVRRSWFQRVKRNGKQLPVY; this comes from the exons ATGGGTTGCGTGACGTCGAAACAGACGGTTTCCGTGACTCCTGCTGTATTGGATCAATCGGGGGGACTCTATGGGGGGTCGGGCCGTAGCCGGGTGGGGAGCAGCGGCGGCGGAGGGGGTTTGGTGGCAGAGCTGGAGATGAACTTGAAGAAGGTAAAGAAAAGAGGAGCAGGTGAGTCGGGAAGCGAGTTGAGTGAGTCTGGTCGGACGAGTGAATCTGTGAGTTTTCGGCTTGGGAATCTGCATAAGTGTGTGGAGGGAGAGCAGGTGGCGGCAGGATGGCCGGCTTGGCTCAGTGCGGTGGCGGGTGAAGCCATTCAGGGTTGGTTTCCACTCAAATCTGATTCTTACGAGAAACTTGAAAAG ATTGGTCAGGGTACATACAGCACTGTTTTTCGAGCACGTGAATTAGAAACAGGGAAGATAGTTGCCTTAAAGAAGGTGCGGTTTGACAATTTTGAGCCCGATAGTGTTCGGTTCATGGCTCGAGAGATAACAATTCTTCGTCGGCTTAACCATCCAAACATTATAAAGTTGGAAGGGCTAATCACATCTTGTTCTTCATGTAACATATATCTTGTGTTCGAGTATATGGAACATGATATTTCTGGATTGTTATCTTGCCCAGACATCACATTCACCGAAGCACAG GTTAAATGCTACATGAAGCAGTTGTTATTAGGACTTGAGCATTGCCATTCTCAGGGTGTAATGCATCGAGACATAAAAGGTGCAAATCTTTTGGTAGATAACAATGGAATCCTGAAGGTGGGTGATTTTGGATTGGCAAATTACTGCAGTTATGGGCAGAGGCAACCTCTAACTAGTCGAGTAGTGACATTGTGGTACCGCCCTCCTGAACTTTTGTTGGGCTCTACTGAATACGGGACTTCTGTGGATCTTTGGAGTGTTGGCTGCTTATTTGCTGAACTTCTCATCGGGAAGCCTATCCTTCAAGGGAGGACTGAG GTTGAGCAGTTgcacaaaattttcaaactttGTGGATCCCCACCTGAAGATTACTGGAAAAAATCAAAACTTCCTCATGCAACGTTATTTAAACCACAGCATCCTTACAATACCTCTCTTTGGCAAACCTTCAAAGATCTACCTGAAGGTGCAGTGACTCTCATAGAAACTCTCTTGTCTGTGGAACCGCACAAGCGGGGAACGGCTGCTTCAGCCCTCACGTCCGAG TATTTCAAGACAAAGCCATATGCTTGTGACCCGTCAAACTTACCCAAGTATCCTCCCAGTAAAGAGATTGACATTAAAATTCGTGAAGAGGCCAGCCG GAAAAGGTCTGATGTGCGATCTCGTGGTGGACCTGAAACAACCAGGAAGCCAACTAGAAGACCCAATGGAATGAGCAAACTTGCACCGGAAGAG AATCTGCCTCCTCAAAAGCATGATGAATTGAAGTTGAATGGAAATGGCGTAAACAATGACAAAGGAAATAGATTCTTAGTTTGGGAGCCACCTAAGCCATCAATTACGTGGACTAAAGAAACGTCCCATGTAAAAAATGCATCACAAGGCGATGATACTTGTCCTGGCCCTTTACAAGTTTCGGGATCTAGTGGTTTTGCCTGGGCAAAAGGGAGAATGAACGATTCATCATTAAGATCACGAAGTAGATCTAGCTCTAGAAGTCTAATTCTTGAATCTTCTGGTGCCTTGCATTTGAAGAATAGCTTTGATTTGATAGCGGAGAACAATTCTGAAGTAGTGAACGGTGATCGGAAGTTTCCTGATACAAAACATCATGACCCATGTGAAACCATCAAGCGCTCAATGTTTAAACAATGGAGCCATTTAGAACGTCCAGACTCGTTCGATACCTCGGACGAGTACCACTCTCAGGAATTGACCAAAGCACTTTATAATAAGGGGGAGGGTGCTGCCAGAAGACTCAATTCG GTGCATCAAGAACAGTGGGAGAAGGTTGAATTTTCAGGACCCTTGCTATCTCAATCACAAAGAATCGACGAACTCTTGGAAAAGCACGAACGCCAAATCCGCCAGGCAGTTCGAAGATCATGGTTCCAGAGAG TCAAGAGAAATGGAAAGCAACTGCCTGTATACTAG